From Chelatococcus sp. YT9, a single genomic window includes:
- a CDS encoding universal stress protein, with protein sequence MGKPRRAYEAGHHAKFLAIVDDSPECERAIHFAARRAVRTGVSLVLLCIKPEADMQDWLGVGDVMRAEAEDDAAAALERAAAYVRGMVGLEPECATRIGVLADELVKFIDDDEDIALLVLAAGTGSDGPGPLVSALASRTAASFPVPVAIVPGHLSTEEIDALA encoded by the coding sequence ATGGGTAAACCGCGACGCGCCTATGAAGCCGGCCATCACGCGAAGTTCCTCGCCATCGTCGATGATTCGCCGGAATGCGAGCGCGCGATCCATTTTGCCGCTCGGCGCGCCGTGCGCACCGGCGTTTCGCTCGTCCTGCTCTGTATCAAGCCAGAAGCCGACATGCAGGACTGGCTGGGTGTCGGCGATGTCATGCGCGCGGAAGCCGAGGACGACGCGGCCGCCGCGCTGGAACGGGCCGCGGCCTATGTGCGCGGCATGGTCGGGCTGGAGCCCGAATGCGCCACGCGGATCGGCGTGCTGGCAGATGAGCTTGTCAAATTCATCGATGATGACGAGGACATCGCCTTGCTGGTTCTGGCGGCCGGCACCGGCAGCGACGGTCCGGGCCCGCTTGTGTCGGCACTCGCCTCCCGCACTGCGGCGAGCTTTCCCGTGCCGGTCGCCATCGTGCCGGGGCACCTCAGCACGGAAGAAATCGATGCGCTCGCCTGA
- a CDS encoding HPr kinase/phosphatase C-terminal domain-containing protein: protein MAGGASRAAHSPACSRSDQGTIHASCVVVGEAGVLIRGSTGSGKSKLARRLVVDARRDGRFAALVADDRVRLTPAGGRLIAEVPAPIAGMLEVRSIGIVKVDFEPACIVRLVVDCEKTYPARMPAPAAQRTDIRGVLLPRLSLCGSAAIALDILDFLMTQHAFSGFVDDEMMKT from the coding sequence ATGGCAGGGGGCGCTTCACGGGCGGCTCATAGCCCTGCATGCAGCCGCTCGGACCAAGGCACGATCCACGCGTCCTGTGTTGTCGTGGGTGAGGCCGGGGTCCTCATTCGCGGGTCTACTGGGTCGGGGAAATCGAAGCTCGCACGCCGCCTCGTGGTGGATGCGCGCAGGGACGGACGTTTTGCCGCACTGGTCGCGGACGATCGCGTGCGGCTGACCCCGGCTGGCGGGCGCCTCATCGCCGAAGTTCCAGCCCCCATCGCCGGGATGTTGGAAGTCCGCAGCATCGGGATCGTGAAGGTCGACTTCGAGCCGGCCTGCATCGTGCGACTGGTTGTGGACTGTGAGAAGACGTACCCTGCGCGGATGCCGGCGCCGGCAGCCCAACGAACTGACATTCGTGGGGTTCTGCTGCCGAGGCTGAGCTTATGTGGCAGTGCAGCAATAGCCCTCGATATATTGGACTTTTTGATGACCCAGCACGCCTTTTCAGGGTTTGTTGATGACGAAATGATGAAGACTTAG
- a CDS encoding GNAT family N-acetyltransferase, with translation MAALHAEAFARPWSAADLEAMIIDPMIVGDGLFLGRDRQPSGFALSRAVLDEAELLTVVIARRHHGKGFGKTLLATHLGRVMARGVTDIFLEVEEGNRPAIALYEAFDFLHTGRRESYYVKPDGRRVAAQLMRRSSS, from the coding sequence ATGGCCGCCCTGCACGCAGAGGCTTTCGCGCGACCGTGGAGTGCCGCCGACCTCGAAGCCATGATCATCGACCCGATGATCGTCGGCGATGGCCTCTTTCTGGGGCGTGATCGCCAGCCGAGCGGCTTTGCTTTGTCCCGCGCCGTCCTCGACGAGGCGGAACTTCTGACGGTCGTGATCGCCCGACGACACCATGGGAAGGGTTTCGGCAAGACCCTCCTCGCAACCCATCTCGGCCGGGTCATGGCCCGCGGCGTTACCGACATCTTCCTTGAGGTTGAAGAAGGCAACAGGCCGGCAATCGCCCTCTACGAGGCCTTCGATTTCCTCCACACGGGACGACGCGAAAGCTACTATGTGAAGCCGGACGGACGGCGTGTCGCGGCGCAGCTGATGCGGCGCTCGTCGTCCTGA
- a CDS encoding HPr family phosphocarrier protein yields MSTTDDVEDCEPFVPPPGALVRELAIINRKGLHARASAKFVQTVDAFESDVTVTRCGETVGGRSIMGLLILAAAQGTTIFVTAKGDDAEACLDAITNLVTSRFGEDE; encoded by the coding sequence ATGAGCACGACCGACGACGTCGAGGACTGTGAGCCGTTCGTGCCGCCGCCCGGAGCTTTGGTACGTGAACTGGCGATCATCAATCGCAAGGGACTGCATGCCCGCGCCTCCGCCAAATTCGTTCAGACGGTTGATGCGTTCGAATCCGACGTAACGGTGACACGCTGCGGCGAAACCGTAGGCGGGCGTTCCATCATGGGACTGCTCATCCTCGCCGCCGCGCAGGGCACGACGATTTTTGTGACCGCCAAAGGCGACGATGCGGAAGCCTGCCTCGACGCCATCACCAACCTCGTGACCTCCCGCTTCGGCGAGGACGAGTAA
- a CDS encoding NifU family protein, translated as MFIQTEATPNPATLKFLPGREVKSGEPLDLPDRAGADRSPLAERLFAIDGVSGVFFGSDFVTVTKSDGEWQHLKPAILGAIMEHFMSGEPLLRSDAADELDTDEEFFAEEDADTVETIKELLETRVRPAVAGDGGDITFRGFRDGVVYLAMKGSCSGCPSSTATLRHGIQNLLRHFLPDVREVQAV; from the coding sequence ATGTTCATCCAGACCGAGGCGACGCCCAATCCGGCGACCCTCAAGTTCCTTCCAGGCCGAGAGGTCAAGTCGGGCGAGCCGCTGGACCTGCCCGACCGCGCGGGAGCGGACCGTTCCCCATTGGCGGAGCGGCTGTTTGCCATTGACGGCGTATCCGGCGTGTTCTTTGGCTCCGATTTCGTCACGGTGACCAAGAGCGACGGCGAGTGGCAGCACCTGAAGCCCGCCATTCTCGGCGCCATCATGGAACATTTCATGTCCGGCGAACCGCTGCTGCGGTCCGACGCGGCCGACGAGCTCGACACCGACGAAGAATTCTTCGCGGAGGAAGATGCGGACACCGTCGAGACGATCAAGGAGCTCCTGGAAACGCGCGTGCGGCCGGCGGTTGCGGGCGACGGGGGCGACATTACATTTCGCGGCTTCCGCGACGGCGTGGTCTACCTCGCCATGAAGGGATCGTGCTCCGGTTGCCCCTCATCCACCGCCACCTTGCGCCACGGCATCCAGAACCTGTTACGTCACTTCCTGCCGGATGTGCGCGAGGTCCAGGCCGTTTGA
- a CDS encoding PTS sugar transporter subunit IIA: MIGLVLVTHGCLATEFRAALEHVVGPQTQVETVTIGPDDDMEGRRRDIVAAVDHVDTGDGVVVLTDMFGGTPSNLAISVMGGRQVEVVAGINLPMLIKLVSVRDELPLQDAVLQAQDAGRKYINVASHVLAGK, encoded by the coding sequence ATGATCGGTTTAGTGCTCGTGACGCACGGCTGCCTCGCCACGGAATTCCGTGCGGCGTTGGAGCATGTCGTCGGCCCGCAAACGCAAGTCGAGACCGTCACGATCGGTCCCGATGACGACATGGAAGGGCGTCGGCGTGACATTGTCGCCGCCGTCGACCATGTCGACACGGGAGACGGTGTGGTGGTTCTAACCGACATGTTCGGCGGAACCCCATCCAATCTCGCCATTTCGGTCATGGGTGGACGCCAGGTGGAAGTGGTCGCCGGCATCAATCTGCCGATGTTGATCAAGCTCGTCAGCGTTCGGGACGAGCTGCCGCTTCAGGATGCGGTTCTCCAGGCGCAGGATGCCGGCAGAAAGTACATCAACGTGGCAAGCCACGTCCTGGCTGGCAAGTGA
- a CDS encoding lysophospholipid acyltransferase family protein, whose translation MKVPHPKQILRLAMIAPITLVGIPLQWAAVRTSSRAAKVIPQIYHRMLCRILGVRLVVRGERVKNRAALIVANHVSWLDIPVISAAAPVSFIAKAEVGTWPVVGLLARLQRTVFIDRTRRTATAATNTMVASRLGRGDAVVLFPEGTTGDGIRILPFRSSLVGAVRDTLTGDGEAPVSLQPLTITYARRGGLPLSDADQAEIAWYGDMDLAPHLGAILKGAPIDVILTWGDPITVDARTDRKSVTRLAEAQVRAAMRAARAARGLA comes from the coding sequence ATGAAGGTTCCCCATCCCAAGCAGATCCTGCGGCTGGCGATGATCGCGCCGATCACTCTCGTTGGCATTCCGCTACAATGGGCGGCCGTGCGGACGAGCTCGCGCGCCGCCAAGGTCATCCCCCAGATCTATCACCGCATGCTTTGCCGCATTCTGGGCGTGCGCTTGGTGGTTCGGGGCGAGCGCGTGAAGAACCGCGCTGCCCTCATCGTCGCCAACCATGTGTCATGGCTCGACATTCCCGTGATCTCCGCGGCCGCGCCCGTTTCCTTCATCGCCAAGGCGGAGGTCGGGACCTGGCCTGTGGTCGGCCTTCTGGCCCGGCTGCAGCGCACGGTGTTCATCGATCGCACGCGACGCACGGCGACAGCCGCCACGAACACCATGGTGGCGTCCCGGCTCGGCCGCGGGGACGCGGTCGTCCTCTTTCCAGAAGGAACGACCGGCGACGGCATCCGCATACTGCCGTTCCGATCCTCCTTGGTCGGCGCCGTGCGCGACACGCTGACGGGCGATGGCGAAGCGCCCGTCAGTCTCCAGCCCCTCACGATCACCTATGCCAGGCGAGGCGGTTTGCCCCTCAGCGACGCGGACCAAGCCGAGATCGCCTGGTACGGCGATATGGACCTGGCACCACACCTCGGCGCAATCCTCAAAGGCGCGCCAATCGACGTGATACTGACATGGGGCGACCCCATTACTGTCGATGCAAGGACGGACCGCAAGTCCGTGACACGACTCGCGGAGGCGCAGGTTCGCGCCGCAATGCGGGCGGCCCGGGCTGCGCGTGGCCTTGCGTGA
- the ybeY gene encoding rRNA maturation RNase YbeY, whose amino-acid sequence MDESLVVDGLVVDVAIEAGDWSALPVASLIQRAVAAALAEAPVKPAAGAEVSLVLTDDAHIRELNRQWRGFDKPTNVLSFPAAEPDAVGESSHLGDIVLAEETITREAATDDKTVSDHLCHLVIHGILHLLGDDHLDEAEAEAMEAREVAALARIGIADPYTEPPDV is encoded by the coding sequence CTGGACGAGAGTCTTGTCGTGGATGGGCTCGTGGTCGATGTCGCAATCGAGGCCGGGGACTGGTCAGCCCTGCCTGTCGCGTCGCTCATCCAGCGCGCCGTGGCGGCCGCGCTAGCCGAAGCGCCGGTGAAGCCGGCCGCGGGGGCCGAAGTCAGCCTTGTCTTGACGGACGATGCCCACATCCGTGAGCTCAACCGCCAGTGGCGCGGCTTCGACAAGCCAACCAACGTGCTGTCCTTCCCGGCAGCCGAGCCTGATGCGGTGGGTGAGAGTTCGCATCTCGGCGATATCGTGCTGGCCGAGGAAACGATAACCCGTGAGGCGGCGACCGATGACAAGACGGTGAGCGACCATCTGTGTCATCTCGTCATTCACGGTATACTGCACCTTCTGGGTGACGATCATCTGGACGAGGCGGAAGCCGAGGCCATGGAAGCGCGGGAAGTGGCCGCGCTTGCAAGGATCGGCATTGCCGACCCTTATACGGAACCACCTGATGTTTGA
- the miaB gene encoding tRNA (N6-isopentenyl adenosine(37)-C2)-methylthiotransferase MiaB — protein MSDVKKVFIKSYGCQMNVYDAKRMADVLRPEGYVEVETAEDADLVVLNTCHIREKAAEKVYSELGRLRELKGERATRGQDTSIVVAGCVAQAEGAEITRRAPVVDLVVGPQSYHHLPGLIARSRNGEKVVETEFPAEDKFDHLPAAPRAVTRARGVSAFLTVQEGCDKFCTFCVVPYTRGAEMSRPVLKILAEAEQLVDAGVRELTLIGQNVNAYHGEGPDGRAWTLGMLLERLAEMPGVARLRYTTSHPRDMDASLIAAHRDLPALMPYLHLPVQSGSDRILAAMNRQHDGDEYRRIIDRVRQARPDIALSSDFIVGFPGETDADFEETMRLVRDIGFASAYSFKYSPRPGTPAAVRDGQLPEAVKSERLAILQTELDDSRRAFNRATVGLITDILVERQGRHPGQVAGKSPYLQAVQFEAENVAIGDIVTVEITETGPNSLFGRPVGAVATSARERAGAL, from the coding sequence ATGAGCGACGTAAAGAAAGTCTTCATCAAATCCTACGGCTGCCAGATGAACGTCTATGACGCCAAGCGCATGGCGGACGTTCTGCGCCCGGAGGGCTATGTCGAGGTCGAGACGGCGGAAGATGCCGATCTCGTGGTCCTCAACACCTGCCACATCCGCGAGAAGGCGGCTGAAAAGGTTTATTCCGAGCTCGGCCGCCTGCGTGAGCTCAAGGGCGAGCGCGCGACCCGGGGTCAGGATACCTCGATCGTCGTCGCCGGATGCGTTGCCCAGGCGGAAGGCGCGGAAATCACGCGCCGCGCGCCCGTTGTCGATCTCGTCGTCGGTCCGCAGAGCTACCATCACCTGCCGGGCCTCATCGCCCGCAGCCGCAACGGTGAAAAGGTGGTGGAGACCGAATTTCCGGCGGAAGACAAGTTCGACCACCTGCCCGCCGCCCCGCGCGCGGTTACCCGCGCCCGCGGCGTCTCTGCCTTCCTGACGGTGCAGGAAGGCTGCGACAAGTTCTGCACCTTCTGCGTGGTGCCCTATACGCGCGGCGCCGAGATGTCGCGCCCCGTCCTCAAGATCCTGGCCGAGGCCGAGCAGCTCGTGGACGCGGGCGTGCGCGAGCTGACGCTGATCGGCCAGAACGTCAACGCCTATCACGGCGAAGGACCGGACGGCCGCGCATGGACGCTCGGCATGCTGCTGGAGCGCCTCGCGGAGATGCCCGGCGTAGCGCGCCTGCGCTATACGACCAGCCATCCACGCGACATGGACGCGTCCCTGATCGCGGCCCATCGTGACCTGCCGGCGCTGATGCCCTACCTCCATCTGCCCGTGCAATCCGGCTCCGACCGCATTCTGGCGGCAATGAACCGCCAGCATGATGGCGACGAATACCGCCGCATCATCGACCGCGTCCGTCAGGCACGGCCGGACATCGCCCTATCCTCGGATTTCATCGTCGGCTTCCCCGGCGAAACCGATGCCGACTTCGAGGAGACGATGCGGCTCGTCCGCGACATCGGCTTCGCCAGCGCCTATTCCTTCAAATACAGCCCACGCCCCGGCACCCCCGCCGCCGTTCGCGACGGCCAGCTGCCGGAAGCGGTGAAATCCGAGCGCCTCGCCATCCTTCAGACAGAACTCGATGACAGCCGCCGGGCCTTCAACCGCGCAACCGTCGGGCTCATCACAGACATCCTTGTCGAACGCCAGGGGCGCCATCCTGGCCAGGTGGCCGGCAAGTCGCCCTATTTACAGGCCGTGCAATTCGAGGCGGAGAATGTCGCTATCGGCGATATCGTCACCGTCGAGATCACCGAGACCGGTCCGAACAGCCTGTTCGGCCGCCCGGTCGGTGCGGTGGCCACCTCCGCCAGGGAGAGGGCAGGCGCATTGTGA
- a CDS encoding PhoH family protein — MLVTLDDNRTASLVFGHYDQNLAHIERRLDVRATANGNHVVIKGPPDLTERVRHVLESLAQRVKAGAQITLGDVDGAIEESAQQGFLFPQEETKTEPRPGGFEQIVTRKRGSVKARNAAQDIYLRALRRHELVFAEGPAGTGKTWLAVGHAVSLLEQGLVERIILSRPAVEAGERLGFLPGDMREKVDPYLRPVYDALYDFMEARLVERGLSTGLIEIAPLAFMRGRTLTNAAILLDEAQNCTTMQMKMFLTRLGEGSRMIVTGDPTQIDLPPGQSSGLVEAVRLLSKVEGVGHIRFREGDVVRHELVKRIVKAYEEETTRLREAGQEDRRR, encoded by the coding sequence ATTCTCGTAACCCTGGACGACAATCGCACCGCAAGCCTGGTCTTCGGCCACTATGACCAGAATCTCGCTCACATCGAGCGCCGGCTCGATGTCCGCGCGACTGCCAACGGCAACCACGTTGTCATCAAAGGCCCGCCTGATCTCACCGAGCGGGTCCGCCATGTGCTGGAAAGCCTGGCACAGCGCGTAAAGGCGGGAGCTCAGATCACCCTTGGCGACGTCGACGGCGCGATCGAAGAAAGCGCCCAGCAGGGCTTCCTTTTCCCGCAGGAAGAAACCAAAACCGAGCCCCGCCCCGGAGGCTTCGAGCAGATCGTCACCCGCAAGCGCGGCTCCGTGAAGGCGCGTAACGCGGCGCAGGACATCTATCTCAGAGCCTTGCGCCGGCATGAGCTGGTGTTCGCGGAGGGGCCCGCCGGAACCGGTAAGACCTGGCTCGCGGTGGGCCATGCGGTCTCCTTGCTCGAGCAAGGCCTCGTCGAGCGGATCATCCTGTCGCGGCCGGCGGTGGAGGCTGGCGAGCGCCTCGGTTTCCTGCCGGGCGACATGCGGGAGAAGGTCGACCCCTATCTGAGGCCGGTCTATGACGCGCTCTATGATTTCATGGAGGCGCGGCTGGTGGAGCGGGGGCTGTCGACGGGTCTCATCGAGATCGCGCCGCTCGCTTTCATGCGGGGGCGCACACTCACGAACGCTGCCATCCTTCTGGATGAGGCACAGAACTGCACCACCATGCAGATGAAGATGTTCCTGACGCGCCTTGGCGAAGGCTCACGCATGATCGTGACCGGTGATCCCACGCAGATAGACCTGCCGCCAGGCCAAAGCTCGGGTTTGGTAGAGGCTGTGCGCCTCCTGTCAAAAGTCGAAGGCGTGGGCCATATTCGCTTCCGGGAAGGCGATGTCGTTCGTCATGAGCTGGTGAAGCGCATCGTCAAAGCCTATGAGGAAGAGACAACCCGGCTTCGTGAAGCGGGGCAAGAGGACCGCAGGCGTTGA
- the tsaB gene encoding tRNA (adenosine(37)-N6)-threonylcarbamoyltransferase complex dimerization subunit type 1 TsaB codes for MRILAIDTALGVCAACVQQDNAATPLSAESLVMERGHAEALLPLVERVMARVDGGFKSLDRVAVSIGPGSFTGIRVGIAAARAIGLAAKIPVVGVTTLTAFAAPLVASGQQRLVGAAIDARHGHVFFQAVAPGGRSVVNARHISIRDAARALGAGPAALVGSGAGLVAADARALGVEVSTEGVSMAPDISWIARLGLTADPATALPKPFYLRPADAKPQTAAQIPRQPAPQ; via the coding sequence TTGCGTATTCTAGCCATCGACACCGCGCTCGGCGTGTGCGCCGCCTGCGTCCAGCAGGACAATGCGGCGACGCCCTTATCGGCCGAGTCCCTCGTCATGGAGCGCGGCCACGCGGAAGCCTTGTTACCGCTGGTGGAACGGGTCATGGCGCGGGTCGATGGTGGCTTCAAGAGCCTCGACCGGGTCGCCGTGAGCATCGGGCCGGGCAGCTTCACCGGCATCCGCGTCGGTATCGCGGCGGCGCGCGCCATTGGTCTCGCCGCGAAGATTCCGGTTGTCGGCGTCACGACGCTGACGGCTTTCGCCGCCCCCTTGGTAGCGAGCGGCCAGCAGCGCCTGGTCGGCGCCGCCATCGATGCCCGGCACGGGCATGTGTTCTTCCAGGCTGTTGCGCCCGGTGGGCGCAGCGTCGTGAATGCCCGCCATATCTCGATCCGGGATGCGGCCCGCGCCCTCGGCGCTGGTCCGGCCGCCCTGGTCGGCTCCGGGGCAGGCCTTGTCGCCGCGGACGCGCGGGCGCTCGGCGTAGAAGTCTCGACGGAAGGGGTGAGCATGGCCCCCGACATCTCCTGGATAGCGCGCCTCGGCCTCACCGCCGATCCGGCAACCGCCCTGCCCAAGCCTTTCTATCTGCGTCCGGCGGACGCCAAACCTCAGACTGCGGCACAGATCCCGAGGCAGCCCGCTCCGCAATGA
- a CDS encoding N-acetyltransferase — translation MKPTQRMPTIRPLMRSDAPAFRAIRLEALTLHPGSFGALAADWAELSDEAVEARIPHHPPSVIFGAFVHDPDPGTEHLVAVAGLMVAGSLKQLHKGLVWGVYVRNGWRRQGLAAAVIDALIAHAKAHGGVEILQLSVATDNPSARALYLSRGFTPYGLERHALKLGPGDYRDEELMMLDLAGPRSDGAS, via the coding sequence ATGAAGCCCACGCAACGGATGCCGACCATTCGCCCACTCATGCGGAGCGACGCGCCCGCCTTCCGCGCGATCCGGCTGGAAGCGCTGACCCTTCATCCCGGCTCGTTCGGGGCGTTGGCCGCGGATTGGGCGGAGCTGTCGGATGAGGCGGTCGAGGCGCGTATTCCCCACCATCCGCCGAGCGTGATTTTTGGCGCGTTTGTGCATGATCCCGATCCTGGGACTGAGCATCTTGTCGCCGTTGCCGGGCTGATGGTCGCGGGGTCCCTCAAACAGCTTCACAAGGGCCTCGTCTGGGGCGTCTATGTCCGCAACGGCTGGCGCCGGCAAGGTCTTGCCGCCGCTGTGATCGACGCGCTGATTGCTCATGCGAAAGCCCATGGCGGGGTTGAAATCCTGCAGCTGTCGGTGGCCACGGATAATCCGTCGGCTCGCGCGCTTTACCTGTCGCGCGGCTTCACGCCCTATGGGCTGGAGCGCCATGCGCTCAAGCTGGGGCCCGGCGACTATCGCGACGAGGAGCTGATGATGCTCGATCTCGCGGGACCTCGGTCTGATGGCGCTTCATGA
- a CDS encoding hemolysin family protein produces MSDDRSTGQDDGPAHREPPSERWIDRLLAGIGLRNTPSIREGLADALEATGPGGDFNAQERSLLKNVLDLREMRVDDAMVPRSDIVAIHAEASLAEVLNLFRTAGHSRIPVYGETLDDPRGMVHIRDFVDYLASRTEAQAPSLAKIAMARLAIDLSAPLASAKILRPVLFVPPSMPAMDLLVKMQATRTHMALVIDEYGGTDGLVSMEDLVEMIVGDIADEHDDDEDPQIEASEGDTFIVDARAGLEEVSTAIGIDLEAADTAEDVDTIGGLIVTMAGRVPTQGETVDGPEQLTFEVLDADPRRVKRVRIHRRAVSDAATSAGETSPLGEAPPADAFKPPRSDTAA; encoded by the coding sequence ATGAGTGACGACCGAAGTACGGGACAGGACGATGGTCCGGCGCACCGGGAGCCCCCCAGTGAACGCTGGATAGACCGGCTTCTCGCCGGTATCGGCCTGAGAAACACCCCGTCCATTCGCGAGGGCCTCGCTGATGCCCTGGAAGCCACCGGGCCGGGTGGCGACTTCAATGCCCAGGAGCGCTCGCTCCTCAAGAACGTCCTCGATCTCCGCGAAATGCGCGTCGATGATGCGATGGTGCCGCGATCCGATATCGTCGCCATTCATGCTGAAGCGAGCCTCGCCGAAGTGCTGAATCTGTTCCGCACCGCCGGCCATTCCCGCATTCCCGTTTATGGCGAAACGCTCGATGACCCGCGCGGCATGGTCCATATCCGCGATTTCGTCGATTATCTCGCGAGCCGGACAGAAGCGCAGGCGCCCAGCCTTGCCAAGATCGCCATGGCGCGCCTCGCCATCGACCTGTCGGCCCCGCTTGCTTCTGCAAAGATCCTGCGCCCCGTCCTCTTTGTCCCGCCATCCATGCCGGCCATGGACCTGCTCGTGAAGATGCAGGCCACGCGCACACATATGGCGCTGGTGATCGACGAGTATGGTGGCACCGACGGCCTGGTTTCGATGGAGGATCTCGTCGAGATGATCGTCGGCGATATCGCCGACGAGCATGACGACGACGAGGATCCGCAGATCGAAGCCAGTGAAGGCGATACCTTCATTGTCGATGCCCGTGCCGGGCTGGAGGAGGTCTCTACCGCCATAGGCATCGATCTCGAAGCCGCTGACACGGCCGAAGACGTCGATACCATCGGGGGCCTGATCGTGACGATGGCGGGGCGTGTCCCGACCCAGGGCGAAACCGTTGACGGACCGGAGCAATTGACCTTCGAGGTGCTGGATGCCGATCCGCGCCGCGTCAAGCGCGTGCGCATACATCGGCGCGCGGTCTCAGACGCTGCGACCAGCGCGGGCGAGACCTCACCTTTGGGAGAGGCACCCCCAGCGGACGCCTTTAAGCCGCCCCGCTCCGATACTGCAGCGTGA